CCACTTCGCGGCGTGCCGCCTGACCTTCAAAAACCACGGTAGGCGCAAACCCGTTGTGCCGCAGGTTGACGGCGATCAGCTCGGCGATCGCTGGCTCGTCCTCAACCACCAGAACGCGAGGTAATTTTTTCATTCAGTGACCTTCTCTGCCAATGCGTTAGGAGCGTTTATCCGACCACCGAGGCCACTTCGTCGACTGACGAGTGGCGCACATCTTCACCCTTCACAACGAAGATGGTCTGTTCGGCGATGTTTTTGGCATGATCGCCCACCCGCTCCAGCGACTTGGCCAGGAAAAGCAAGTTGAGGCTGGGGGAAATGGTTCGTGGATCTTCCATCATGTAGGTGATCAGCTTGCGCAGGAAACCGTCGTATTCAACATCAATTTCATCGTCTTGCTTGATGATGGCCAGGGCCATGGTGGTGTCAAGGCGGGCAAACGAATCGAGCGTTTTGCGGAGCATGCCGGCAGCAAGATCTGCGGCCAGCCGCAATTCCGATACCGGCAGCGAACGCGGCGAACCGCTCTCGATTATCGACTTCACCATGCGCGCGATGCGCGCGACTTCGTCGCCCGCACGCTCGAGATTTTGCGTGGTGCGCGAAATGGCCATCAAGAAGCGCAGGTCACGTGCCGTGGGTTGGCGCCGTCCAATGGTGGAGATGATGGCGTGATCGATGTTCACCTCCATCTGGTTGATGCGTTGCTCGGCTTCAAGCACCTGCTCGGCCGTTTCTTCACTCATGTGAATCAACGCGTAGACTGCCTGGTGGAGTTGCGACTCCACCAGACCGCCCATCTCCAGCACCTGCGTGGAAATGGAGTTCAGTTCGGCATCGAACTGACTTGAAATGTGTTTATCACCCATGTGTTTCTCCAGTATTTCGGTACAAACTGCCAGCCAACCGCTCAGCCAAAACGGCCGGTGATGTAGTCTTCGGTTTCGGTTTTGCTCGGCTTGAAGAAGATCTGCTCGGTTGAACCAAATTCGACCAGCTCACCCAGGTACATATAGGCCGTGTAGTCGCTGCAACGGGCTGCCTGTTGCATGTTGTGCGTCACGATGGCGATGGTGTAGTCCTTCTTCAGTTCGTGCACCAGCTCCTCGACCTTGCCCGTTGAAATCGGATCCAGCGCAGAAGTGGGTTCGTCAAGCAGGAGCACCGAAGGCTTTACCGCCACACTGCGCGCAATGCACAAACGCTGCTGTTGACCGCCGGAGAGAGACAGCCCGCTTTGATTGAGCTTGTCTTTGACCTCGCCCCACAACGCAGCCTTGGTCAGCGCCCATTCCACGCGATCGTCCATCTCGCTGGTGCTCAAGGTCTCGTAGAGTTTCACACCAAACGCAATGTTGTCGTATATCGACATCGGAAACGGCGTTGGCTTTTGGAAGACCATGCCAATGCGAGCGCGCAGCAAGTTGATGTCCTGTTTTCCGTCCAGGATGTTCTGGCCATAAAAATTGATTTCGCCTTCAGCGCGCTGGCCGGGATACAGGCTGTACATGCGGTTCAGCGTACGCAGCAAGGTGGATTTTCCGCAACCCGAAGGGCCGATGAAGGCCGTGACCTTGCGCTCCTCGATGCCGAGGTTCACATTTTTCAGGCCTTGAAAATTGCCGTAGAAGAAGTTCAGGTT
This region of Hydrogenophaga crassostreae genomic DNA includes:
- the phoU gene encoding phosphate signaling complex protein PhoU, producing the protein MGDKHISSQFDAELNSISTQVLEMGGLVESQLHQAVYALIHMSEETAEQVLEAEQRINQMEVNIDHAIISTIGRRQPTARDLRFLMAISRTTQNLERAGDEVARIARMVKSIIESGSPRSLPVSELRLAADLAAGMLRKTLDSFARLDTTMALAIIKQDDEIDVEYDGFLRKLITYMMEDPRTISPSLNLLFLAKSLERVGDHAKNIAEQTIFVVKGEDVRHSSVDEVASVVG
- the pstB gene encoding phosphate ABC transporter ATP-binding protein PstB; this encodes MSATATQPLPKNPNALELRNLNFFYGNFQGLKNVNLGIEERKVTAFIGPSGCGKSTLLRTLNRMYSLYPGQRAEGEINFYGQNILDGKQDINLLRARIGMVFQKPTPFPMSIYDNIAFGVKLYETLSTSEMDDRVEWALTKAALWGEVKDKLNQSGLSLSGGQQQRLCIARSVAVKPSVLLLDEPTSALDPISTGKVEELVHELKKDYTIAIVTHNMQQAARCSDYTAYMYLGELVEFGSTEQIFFKPSKTETEDYITGRFG